Proteins from one Oncorhynchus gorbuscha isolate QuinsamMale2020 ecotype Even-year linkage group LG18, OgorEven_v1.0, whole genome shotgun sequence genomic window:
- the LOC124002796 gene encoding histone chaperone asf1b-B-like: MAKVQVLNVAVLDNPSPFGNPFQFEITFECMEDLPEDLEWKIIYVGSAESEEYDQTLDSVLVGPVPAGRHMFVFQADAPNTGLIPESDAVGVTVALITCTYNGQEFIRIGYYVNNEYTDPELRENPPVKPDYTQLQRNILASNPRVTRFHINWDGCSDKMEDSENVDPSPNSSSSSSMVPSSCSAGKALPVGLLSGNSMDCL, encoded by the exons ATGGCTAAAGTTCAAGTGTTGAATGTCGCTGTGTTGGACAACCCAAGTCCTTTTGGGAACCCGTTTCAGTTCGAGATTACGTTCGAGTGCATGGAGGATTTACCGGAGG acctgGAGTGGAAGATCATCTATGTGGGCTCAGCAGAGAGTGAGGAGTATGATCAGACTCTGGACTCAGTTCTGGTCGGACCGGTACCAGCAGGCAGACACATGTTTGTGTTCCAG gcgGATGCCCCCAACACTGGGCTGATTCCTGAGAGTGATGCTGTGGGCGTAACCGTGGCGCTCATCACCTGCACCTACAACGGACAGGAGTTCATCCGTATCGGTTACTATGTCAACAATGAATACACCGACCCAGAGCTCCGAGAGAACCCACCGGTCAAACCAGACTACACACAG CTGCAGAGGAACATCCTGGCCTCCAACCCCCGTGTGACCCGGTTCCATATCAACTGGGACGGCTGTTCAGACAAGATGGAGGACAGTGAGAACGTAGACCCCTCCCccaacagcagcagtagcagcagcatggtGCCCTCCTCCTGTTCAGCTGGCAAGGCGTTACCTGTAGGACTGCTGTCTGGTAACTCGATGGACTGTCTGTAG